From a single Octopus sinensis unplaced genomic scaffold, ASM634580v1 Contig10522, whole genome shotgun sequence genomic region:
- the LOC115228450 gene encoding uncharacterized protein LOC115228450 has protein sequence MPRASAYNRFLVIEKLKCGESQVKISKDLGISRCAIQKIKKRFLHGYLYNDMPKKGRNKKLTKNDERYLIRMSKLHPKITANDLLICCNFSGKVILSTIKRILRRNNLFGRIAVKKPKLTASQVDKRYTWCLTKIPWNQDDWNLVIFFDECRIQLNQMSRQYIRRPPGSKLQKEYSIETVKFPLSITIWGAFKSNGQRSIVPC, from the coding sequence atgccTCGTGCATCAGCTTATAACAGGTTTCTCGTCATCGAAAAATTAAAATGTGGCGAATCTCAGGTGAAAATATCCAAAGATTTGGGAATCTCTCGTTGTgccattcaaaaaattaaaaagcgaTTTTTACACGGATATTTATATAACGATATGCCAAAAAAGGGAAGGAacaaaaaattaaccaaaaatgATGAACGCTATCTTATCAGAATGTCAAAATTACACCCAAAAATAACCGCCAACGATCTTCTTATATGCTGTAACTTTTCCGGAAAAGTGATTCTTTCGACAATTAAACGAATTTTGAGACGCAACAATTTATTCGGACGCATTGCAGTGAAAAAACCAAAATTGACTGCATCTCAGgttgataaaagatatacatggtGTCTTACTAAAATTCCGTGGAATCAAGACGACTGGAATTTAGTGATATTTTTTGATGAATGCCGGATTCAGTTAAATCAGATGTCTAGGCAATATATAAGAAGACCCCCTGgatcaaaattacagaaagaatATTCAATTGAAACTGTGAAATTCCCTTTATCAATTACGATATGGGGAGCATTTAAAAGCAATGGGCAAAGATCAATTGTCCCTTGCTGA